TGGTTCACCTCTGTTTACAGGAGATGCGGGAAGTGGAGAGAGTAATGTCCGGCGATGGATTATTGAAAATGACTGGCTAGAAGGTATCGTCGCTTTACCTGATCAGTTGTTTTATAACACTGGTATCAGTACGTATTTATGGGTGCTGACTAATCGTAAAAACAAGAAACGAGAAGGTACAATCCAACTTGTAAATGCGGTGGACTTTTACCAAAAAATGCGAAAGAGCCTTGGCAATAAGCGCAATGAAATTACCCCAGAGCAGTACGAAGAGATTGCCAATATTTACCATATCTTTTCTACGGGTGACAACTGCCGCATTTTTGACAATGAGGATTTTGGCTATCGTCGTATTCGGGTAGAACGTCCCCTACGTTGGAATTTTAGTGCATCGCCAGAACGTCTCGCTCGTCTGCGGGAACAGTCTGGTTTTACAGCGTTAGCAGAAAGCAAGAAAAAGAAACAAGAAGACCAGCAGGCGGATATTGAAGCAGGAAAAGCATTACAAGAGTCAATTATCAATGCACTAAAAAAATTGCCTACTGATGTTATCACCAACCCGAAACAGTTTTTACCTTTGTTAGAAAAGACGCTTAAACCATTCAAGCTCAAAGAACCTGTTAAAAACGCCATTCTCAAAGCACTTACAGAACGTGATGAAAATGCTGAAGCTGTCCCAGCGAAAAAAGGCGACGGTTATGAACCCGATCCAGATTTGCGGGATTATGAAAATGTTCCTCTGCAAACCCGTCGCCAGCAGCCTCAACCTGTGGGACGTTCAATTTACGACGAAGATGTGCCGCTTAAGCAAGATGTGTATGATTATTTTGCCCGTGAGGTGAAGCCTTATGTTGAGGATGCGTGGATTGATGAGAAATTTAAAGATGAAAAGGATGGGCGAACGGGTGTAGTTGGTTATGAAATCAGTTTTAACCGCTATTTCTATAAGTATCAGCCACCAGAACCTTTAGAGGTGATTGAAGAAAAAATCGCCAAGTTGGAAGCGGAAATTGCCACTTTGTTGAAGGCGGAAGTATGAAACGATATAAACCTTACTCAACCTACAAGTCTTCAGGTTTGGAATGGTTAGGCGAGATACCGCTTCATTGGAAAGTTATACGTCTGAAGCATATTTGTTGGCGTGCTGCTAACTATGGTGCTAATGAATCTTCTGAAAATTATTTAGAGGAGGGTGTACGTTTTTTAAGAACAACTGATATTGATGACTTTGGAAACTTATTATCTGATAATGCAGTCTTTTTAGAGCCTTCTAAAGTTACAGATTATAAACTAGCTGATGGAGATATTTTGATATCTAGAAGTGGAACCATAGGGCGTTCCTTTATTTACTCAAAAGAAAAACATGGTGAGTGTGCTTTTGCTGGCTATTTAGTACGTTTCTCTTTAAGAGAAGGTTATCTGCCAAGATTTATTTTTTATTTTACGAAATCAACAGCCTTTATAGATTGGCTTGGCATATCAATTATCCAATCTACTATTAGTAATGTGAATGGGCAGAAATATGCAAATATTTCTCTTGCTATCCCACCCTTGAGGGAGCAACAATCTATTGTTTCCTTCCTTGATTGTGAAACCACCCGTATCGATACCTTGATTACTAAAAAACGTGAATTAATTAACCTGCTTAGGAAAAAACGCGTTGTTCTAATTACCCAAACCATAACAAAAGGGCTTGATTTCACAGTCCCAATGAAAGATTCCCGTATCCCTTGGATCGGTAAAATCCCACAGCATTGGGAGGTTAGGCGTTTCAAATTCATGATCAAATATCTGGAGCAAGGATGGAGTCCAGCTTGCGAAAACCGTTTAACAGATGAGGAAGAATGGGGAGTATTGAAAGTTGGTTCTGTTAACGGAGGTAACTTTAATGAATTAGAACATAAGGCTTTACCAGTAAATCTTGAACCGAAATTACAATATGAAATAAAAAATGGTGATATTTTAGTATCCCGTGCAAATACAAAAGAATTATTAGGATCAGTTGCAAAAGTTCATACTATTCAAAGAAAGCTTTTGCTCTGTGATAAGTTGTATCGTCTAAAAACAGTTGATGATGTAGATCCTGATTTTTTTGTCATTCTTTTGCAGTCAAGATGTGCAAGATATCAATTTGAACGTGATTCTTCAGGTGCCAGTGATTCAATGCAAAATATTTCTCAAGCAAGTATGGATAATTTTACTTTACCATTACCTCCACTTCAAGAGCAGAAACTAATTGTAGATAAATTCAATAAAAGTTTTCGTCAACTGCATGAACTCAAAGAAAAACTTTTAACCCAGATAAAAGAGTTACAAAAATATCGCCAATCTCTAATTACTGCTGCTGTCACAGGCAAAATAGATGTGCGTGAGGAAGTGAACAGGAAGAGTGCATAAATATGTCGAGATTAGATGATATTATTGAATTAATTCAGACTACTAACGAAGTTTACTTCATCACAGCACCAGGGCGGGTAAGAACTGCTTACATTCTAGTTGATGATATTTTAGAACTTGCACTTAAGACATTTCTCCAAGAGAAAACCTTAGAACGTCGTGAACAATGTAGATCAGCATTAGTCACTGCAAATCTCGTGATATCATCGCCTCAACACAAAGCACTTACCCGCTTCTTTGAAGATGAAATTGATTTTGCTGAATTGTGTCAAAAATTGGGACAGGTCAGCCCAACTAGTCAAACAAGCCTACAAAACCAAATCAATAACTTCCCTGACTTAAATCATTGGAGTGCTAATAATCCTGAACTCCGCAAAGAATTTCAGGATGTCATCGCTGAAGCAAAACAGGAGTTTCCTCTAGCAGCAGGACAGACGACTTCATCTATGTGGACTTTATTGGATGAAGCCTTAAATCGACACAAAACTCGCAACAAATTTTATCACGATCACCATCAAGCTGGATTGACAATCAATGATGAAAAATGCCTGCGTGCTTTATGTGATATGTTCGATTTGATGGAACATTTATTTCCGAAATTTTCAGACGAAATCAAGAAAAATCACACGGTACGCTGTCAAATCGGTGTGTTACGTCTCAAGCAAACTTCATCAATTGGACATCGAGAACTCAGCCAACCTTACAATGAAGCATTAGAACAACTTAAAAGAGATCATCGCTACGATTTAGAACGGCGAGCAATTGAACATAGTTTAGTACATACAGTGAGCGATCGCTTTTTTAAAGCCTTGCAAGAACAATTTAGAAATACGATTGCTCAACACCAAGCGCGTGTAGATGAAATCACCAGGATGAGGCGTCCTAAGGGAAATCATCAAACTGAAAAAAGTGACAAATTACAATTAATTCAAATCCTGCAACGACAGCTAGACCAAATCAATCTCTTATTGGGAACACCGTAGAGATAAATAAAATTTAGCAATACCACAATTCAGTCTTTCTATAATATATGTACCGCAACCCACTCAACTATTAACTCGCAATGCCACAGTTAACCATTGAAATCTCAGACGAGCTTGCTCAACGTTTAGAACCGTTTCAAAATCAACTTTCTGAACTGGTAACTCGCTTAATAACTACAAATTTGCTTGGTGATACTGCCTCTAATGTTGTCCCTAATTCAACACAGCCATCGCCTATCTATTTAGAAGTTTTAGATTTTTTAGTCACCCGTCCCACCTATGAGCAAATTTTAGCATTCAAGGTTTCTGAGCGATCGCAGGCTCAGTTACAAACATTACTTGAGAAAAACCGCGAGGGTAATCTCAGTTCCTTTGAGACTGCTGAATTAAACTTGTATGAACAACTTGATGCTTTGATGACTATGCTGAAAGTCAGAGCCTATTCCGCCATCAAAACTACCTCGGATAGTTCAAACTTTGCATGACTCCCTACATTTCAGCATCCCTACGGCGACAGGTAGTTGATCGGGCGCAAGGAAAATGTGAATATTGCTTAATACAGCAAAACTTTTCCATCTATAGCCATGAGATTGACCATGTTGTAGCCGTTAAACATGGGGGACAGACTATAGCAGACAATTTGGTTTTATCCTGTTTGTCTTGTAATCGCTACAAAGGTTCAGACCTCACCAGCATTGACCCTGTCAACGGAGAAATTACACCTTTGTTTAATCCGCGATCGCAAAACTGGACTGATCATTTTAAGTTAGAAGACGGCTATATTGTGGGGTTAACAGCGATCGGACGAACAACAATCTTTCTGTTAAAGCTGAATGATTTGACTCGCGTTCAAATCCGGCAAGCCTTAATCATGCAAAACCTTTACCCATAAAATATTCTACATTTAGAGGTCTTCAACGAAATTTACTGACTGTCCGCGATCGCTGTTTTCTGGGAATAATTTCCTATACCCTGCAATTAGCCTACTTATGGACATCTCTGAAAAAGCTTTTGAAGCCCACATTGTAGATTACCTATGCCAAACCTACGGCTATCGCTTCCGTATTTCTAAACAAAAAGACCAAAAATCTAACTACGATAAAAATTTATGCCTTGATTGGGAACTGTTATTAGAATTCATCACCGCCACCCAACCCGAAACCTGGCAAGCTCTAGAAAAACAGCATGGTACAGTAACAGTACGACAGAAATTTCTCAGCCGACTAACCCGTGAAATAGAAAGACGCGGTACTCTCGATGTTTTCCGGCGTGGCATCAAAGACTATGGTTGTTACTTCCAGCTTGCTTACTTTGCACCCGTAAGCAGCCTCAATCCAGAACATCAAGTACTATACAGCAAAAATATTCTCAGCGTGATCAATCAGTGTCGCTACAGTGCTGTAGAAACGAAAGATGCTATTGATATGGTGCTGTTTCTGAATGGACTACCAATCTTCACTATTGAACTAAAAAACAAGCAGACTGGCCAAAGCGTGGTCAATGGTCGTGAGCAATACGCTAAGGATCGCGACCCCAAAGGCGAACCTTTGTTACAATTCAAACGCTGCCTTGCCCATTTTGCCGTAGATGATGATGAAGTTTACATGACCACGCGGCTTGAGGGTAAGCGTACTTATTTTCTACCCTTTAATCGTGGATACAAAAGCGGTTCAGGTAATCCCCCCAACCCTAAAGGCTATGCTAGCGCCTATCTGTGGCAAGAAATTTTCTATCCCGATAGTGTACTGGAACTCATTGGTAGTTTCATTCACCTCGCCATTGAAGACCGTGATGGTACGCGGCGAGAGAAACTAATCTTTCCCCGCTATCACCAGCGTGATGCCGTGCGGAACTTGACAACCCATGCGCGTAAGTATGGGGCTGGTCAGCATTACTTAATTGAACACAGTGCCGGAAGTGGTAAAAGTAACACAATCGCATGGCTGGCACATCGTTTAGCATTTCTCCATAATGCAGAGAATCAACGTGTATTTGATTCAGTAATTGTCATTACAGATCGCCGTGTCCTAGATCGGCAATTGCAAAACACAGTTCGCCAGTTCGAGCAGACATCTGGGGTAGTCACAATTATTGATAAACACAGTGAGCAGTTAGCCGAAGCTCTCGTTAATAGAGCAGCTATTATTGTCAGCACTTTGCAAAAATTCCCAATGATTGTTGGGCAGGTAGATCAAATCATCGGACGCAACTTTGCCATCATTGTAGATGAAGCTCACTCCTCACAAACAGGTGAAGCTAGCAAAAGCCTAAAAGAAGTTTTACGAGTTCAAAGTTTAGAGGAAGCAGAGCAACTAGAAACTAGAGATTCTCCAACAGGTGAAGACTTGATTAATAGAAGTCTTGAGGCAAGAGGTCGTCAGCCTAACTTAAGTTTCTTCGCGTTCACTGCTACTCCCAAGCAGAAAACTTTGGAAATTTTCGGTACACCCCAACCAAATGGTAGTTTCCGCGCTTTTCATTTGTACACGATGCGGCAGGCAATTGAAGAAGGTTTTATTTTAGATGTTTTGCAGAACTACACTACCTTTGAAACCTACTTCAATCTACTTAAAATTGCTTCTGAAGACCCACGCTATGAAAAGAGTCAAGCTATCGGTCTGCTACGCCGTTATGTCGATTTGCATCAATACACCATTGTCCGCAAAACAGCCATCATGGTGGAACATTTTTGGGAACATACTTGCAATCTCATCCCAAATGAAAAAGGCAACGGACAAGCTAAGGCGATGATTGTCACTCGCAGCCGT
Above is a window of Nostoc sp. UHCC 0702 DNA encoding:
- a CDS encoding restriction endonuclease subunit S, with the protein product MKRYKPYSTYKSSGLEWLGEIPLHWKVIRLKHICWRAANYGANESSENYLEEGVRFLRTTDIDDFGNLLSDNAVFLEPSKVTDYKLADGDILISRSGTIGRSFIYSKEKHGECAFAGYLVRFSLREGYLPRFIFYFTKSTAFIDWLGISIIQSTISNVNGQKYANISLAIPPLREQQSIVSFLDCETTRIDTLITKKRELINLLRKKRVVLITQTITKGLDFTVPMKDSRIPWIGKIPQHWEVRRFKFMIKYLEQGWSPACENRLTDEEEWGVLKVGSVNGGNFNELEHKALPVNLEPKLQYEIKNGDILVSRANTKELLGSVAKVHTIQRKLLLCDKLYRLKTVDDVDPDFFVILLQSRCARYQFERDSSGASDSMQNISQASMDNFTLPLPPLQEQKLIVDKFNKSFRQLHELKEKLLTQIKELQKYRQSLITAAVTGKIDVREEVNRKSA
- a CDS encoding HNH endonuclease; this encodes MTPYISASLRRQVVDRAQGKCEYCLIQQNFSIYSHEIDHVVAVKHGGQTIADNLVLSCLSCNRYKGSDLTSIDPVNGEITPLFNPRSQNWTDHFKLEDGYIVGLTAIGRTTIFLLKLNDLTRVQIRQALIMQNLYP
- a CDS encoding type I restriction endonuclease subunit R codes for the protein MDISEKAFEAHIVDYLCQTYGYRFRISKQKDQKSNYDKNLCLDWELLLEFITATQPETWQALEKQHGTVTVRQKFLSRLTREIERRGTLDVFRRGIKDYGCYFQLAYFAPVSSLNPEHQVLYSKNILSVINQCRYSAVETKDAIDMVLFLNGLPIFTIELKNKQTGQSVVNGREQYAKDRDPKGEPLLQFKRCLAHFAVDDDEVYMTTRLEGKRTYFLPFNRGYKSGSGNPPNPKGYASAYLWQEIFYPDSVLELIGSFIHLAIEDRDGTRREKLIFPRYHQRDAVRNLTTHARKYGAGQHYLIEHSAGSGKSNTIAWLAHRLAFLHNAENQRVFDSVIVITDRRVLDRQLQNTVRQFEQTSGVVTIIDKHSEQLAEALVNRAAIIVSTLQKFPMIVGQVDQIIGRNFAIIVDEAHSSQTGEASKSLKEVLRVQSLEEAEQLETRDSPTGEDLINRSLEARGRQPNLSFFAFTATPKQKTLEIFGTPQPNGSFRAFHLYTMRQAIEEGFILDVLQNYTTFETYFNLLKIASEDPRYEKSQAIGLLRRYVDLHQYTIVRKTAIMVEHFWEHTCNLIPNEKGNGQAKAMIVTRSRLHAVLYKQAFDQYLKQQGYPIKALVAFSGTVDYHGLDYTEAQMNGFSDKQTAEQFNKPEYRFLIVAEKFQTGFDQPLLHTMYVDKVLSSVAAVQTLSRLNRTHPRKSNTMVLDFANHADDIQNAFEPYYETTILSEGSDPNKLYDLQALLESFNIYTDDQAAEIAELYLRQGEKASKLQPLIRAVVVGYSSIPEADTRKEFKHRLQSFIRLYGFLSQVITFKDSDLERLYLFARLLVRALPPENEKLPQRLHEHVDLESYRIQKTFSGKISLQSGIRRLDSLAELEQAELADPEKAALSEIIAELNQRFGTDFSDTDRVFFAELKTRLVANGSLQASAKVNTRGNVQLLHDALFDAVLQTMIDSNFEMFKRINDNEDFGRLIRKKIFDQVYREILERINFK